The genomic stretch AAATATCTTATCTGCACTGGTAAGCAAACAGAACAAGTACCAAGGCTTCACTACAAAGTCAATACGCATACCTAGGCAAATTAGGTTCTTACTTCTGTGCGTACCAGAAATTGTTTGCTGCGGTCGATCAAAGTTCTTGTTTTGGCTTctaaagaaaaaaacatcCCATAAGATGTCGCCATGGTAAATAAGGCACTGAGGCACGGCTCACAACATATCCTGaaaaggaagccaagaaatgtCTTAGATTTAACCACTGCGATCATGCCAACataggaaaatgaaaccCAGTGGaggaaataataaaaataagaaagtTTTGTCGGAATGGCAGAGCGCCATGTGGGGTCATTGCCTAGAGACATTTTCATGGATATCTGAAACCCATAATGCGGCAGTTGCAATGGTATAGAAGCCCGAGTCAATTAGGTTCTAGATGGATCGGGGAACTGGATGTTCATCGCCGATACCTAATAAGGCGATCGAGCTATTGCCTATAAAATCATTAGGTCTCTTTAACCGGGTGGCGGTTGATACTCGACAGGGGATATCCATCGTGCCCAAATGTTGCCTTAGACGCCGTGCAGGGGAGCCAGTGTGACATGCAGTGGAGTATGGTTGATCGGTCACACCTAGAGCCGCCCTGCACGATCTCATTGGCTTTCACCATTTCAGCCGTCTGCCCATTTTCAGATGGAAGAGCCTCTCACAGGGCTGGTTGAGCATGGTCTAGAATCACTATTTTCCGTGTTGTCCCTACATGTAATGCTTATGCGAGGATGCATCTTTGGGGTTGCCGTTAGATGCTGCATAAGTTAAGCCAAAGGTTAAGCGAATAGAAATACCTAAATGACGGGGTGATCCATAGTTGACATGACTGGTTGAAGACTAGACAGGCCTAGTTTTGATATTTCGGCCGAGGGCTAGTAAGACATAAGCACAATAGTAGTGGAAATGACAACCATCATGCCTTGGTTGACTGAGATCCCCCTTGACTTGCCTTTGCACCCCACCTGATCGTCAAGGGGATGACCACTTGGGGGGCAGTGGCGTGGAAGAGGGGAGAATACCCCAACAGCTTCCCAGGACCCCTGGTTACCGTACTTTAAATGTGATCCAATAACCAGTAGCTCATGTGAATTAGTTTGCACCTCCTCACCGAAAGGCTGACCATCCATGGCGTAGTGTTGGGGGTACGGGGAGCCTGGAGGATCAATCAACGACCGGATTGACAGATTGTTGTATACACTAAGCATGAGCCGAGAGtcgtttcttccctttttagCTTTGTCCTCCGTGGCTCCGCCCTGTCATGGCGGATAGGAGAGAGTGCCTCTCGATGCTGACGTCTTTCATTACATCCGAATGACCCAGTTTCGACGACATCCATTCAATCGAGAGCCATGGTCAGCCGGGGCTAAATATCTCATTCTCGCCCATGCGCACATACCTCAATATTAGTATTTGTTTGAAATAGAATGTCGAACATTCAAGATAGAGGGTGTTCAAGATCGAGAAGTACGCCGCAATGCGAAGATGGGAATACAACCGCCTAACAGTCAAGGCAGGTGACTTTAAACTTACCATATGATAAAAAGACAACAAAACCTATGCTTTCATGTGCCCTCCTGTCGTCATACGAAGACTGAAATTAATTTTACtatgaaaaggagaaaatagaataaaatcaAATATAAATGAATAATATTAGAGACACAGCCCCATGGGCTTTCTATCAAGATTCTGTGTTTCCTTGAAGTGACCGATGTTCAGTAGTAGGGAATGCTCCTTCAGTGAACCTGGGTATGTGGAACTATGATCTTTGGTATAGATCGCTTATGCCCAAAAGTAGACCCCAAGAGTGCTAGTAATAAcgcctcttccttgatttAAACCATGTACACCGACTTTACCGTTCTCATATAGACAACTAGGCAGAAATGATAATTTGAATTGAGAATATAAGAACAAAAGGGCCCTGGTCAACAGAATTAGAGGAAATTTGCAGTGATAAAATCTTAAAAGGCAATCCGAACATCATTAGTACTCTATACGCCCATAACGGTATTACTTGATCAAATAACCATCTGCAATGCTCTTCACCTCCTTGCTGAACCCGGTTTCTTCGCCATCCATTTCCAATAGGGAGACAGCAGTAACATCAACCTCAACGAAAGGATTCGTTTTAGAGAAACGAACATTCATCGGGAAAAAACCATTCTCATCAGAATCCCCTGTAGATTCAAACTCGAAGCTACCAGAAGCGTTGCTGTCATCCACTGTTCCAATGTTCCAGTCGATGCTATCTCCGGTCACTTCGTACACAGCATCAAAACTAGATACAGACGGTTCTATTTCGCCATATGGAATAGTCACAACAACGTCACGCAGAGCGTCTGACCCAGTGAGCTCGTATTCAACGGTGACTGTAGTGGAATCGGATCCCTTGTTCACCCAGACGGTGAAGGTGATAGGGAGCATATCAGCATTATCAGAGCTAGCGACACGCCAACGTAGGACGCCGATTGAGTTATTGACCGGGAATCGCTTAGTCGAATCCTTTAGCTGAATGGCAGATGAGTCGGTGAAGGCAGCCTTATCAACATTTGGATGTGTACGGAACTGAGCCCCATGAGTAGGGTTGGTGGCAAGGTCAAGTCTGACTTTAGTGAATGACGGGTCGGAGATGCGGAGCTGTAAGTCGCCCTTGACTTCGAAGGATTTCAGAGCACCTTCACGAGTAAGATTGGCAGAGATTGTTTCTGCAATAGTAACATGAATAGGATCCCGGTCAGCAGAGAGAGAGGCGCGAGCAGACGATGTCTCCCCGACGACAGGAGTTGAAGCTTGTGGGGTGACTAGAGGGCTAGACTCCTCAACTTCAGGGCCCAGATCGCCGCGGACTTTCTCGTATATATCCGTGGTTTTTGACTTCTTGCCGAGCTGCATGCCCTTCCCTCTGGTTGGCAACGGCCTAAAAATCGTCGCCTATTAGTGACTGTAGCAAAGGTAACAAGATACAGACACATACTTAGCAaatgacttcttcttctctgcttcaTAGGAATCGTAGGCATCGGGTACGGCAGGTCGCGATGGGGGAGTGTAGACAGGATAGGACGGGGTGCGTGGAGCCATAGCACGACCGGTACGAGCTGCCTCCTTTCGCTGCATCTCCAGCTGtttcgcctttcttttgcgCTCTTCGCTGGCCTCGAGTTCTTTGTTCTAAAGAGTAAAGTCAGCAAACAGCCAGCCGCTTGCCTAGTAGAGATAGCTACCCGTTCAATAATCTCTTGGATTCTCTCCTCGTGGCTCTCCATTTCTAAGAAAGTCTTGATCTGCGACAACGACAGATTCTCCCTGTACCCCAGTGTCACCAGCTCGTCATATGCGCTGAGTAGCTCGAAAGCATTGCGCAAAATTTCCCGCTCGTCTAAACTCTTGCAAATACTGGTAGTAACTTGGGCAAAAAGGTGAAGACTATCAATGTCTTGCAGGATGTTGGATTGACGGTTGGTAATCAGGACAATGTATAGCTCATCCAGGGGCTGGTACACAAAGCGGACATTGTCTTGTTCAACGGTGGTATGCTGGGTGCCAGAATCTGCCAGTTTCGGGAAGGATGCGAGCAAAGCTTCGATTCTGGAGCGAGAAATCTCACGGAACTGGCGCGAAAGAACTGCTTTGCCCCCGCGGGTGCATATGGATGCTGCGAGTACGACCTGTGTTTGTGTGTTGACAACGGTCAGCAAGATTTAGTGGGATCGTTAAAGATTGCAACAAACCATGACTGTATAATAAACGGTCTGAATCCGTCTCAATGGTAGCCGAATAAAATGGCAACTTTAGTCAAACGACCGATTGTCTGAAAGCGTGTCCAGACTGTGTCCGAATGCAATGCCAGGTATTCCACTCCAGCGGCGGAGCCGCTTGCTGTTCACTTCTGTCTCTCCGTTGGCCCGTGCACAGCACTACCCCCTCGCTTACCACAGCACAAGAGAGACAGCCTAACTTTGCTGCTGGCGACCTCTACACGTCTAACAACCCCGTCACCTACCTctatctcctttccctgttATCTTTCGCTTTCCCCTCACACTGACGTTGTAGAAAAGGTGtctatctcttctattttacgTGTTGGTCGAgaccttctttttccttagTAAGCATAGCAGGCACACCTTATTCGAACTCGAATCTTTGACAGCTGGGACGCCACGCTGGAAATCTTACGCGACTTCCCTTCTACCCGTTGCTGTATAATACATTCATGCCATGGCCACAACCTCTTCATTAGCATTTTCTGCAATGGAAACCCCCGTCGTTGATGACACGATGGAGATGGCTTCGCCTTATCAGGGGCATGCCGATGATTTCGACATCGACCTTGATGACATGGACGACCAAGCCTCAAACACCGACAAAGATATGATGGGAGCCGACGAATatgaagaagctcttcatgGAACAGAATACGAACAAGACGGCCCAAACGATGCGGATATGATAGATGAGGTCGCTGAACCGGCCATGCTTGATGTGGACGACCAGTATGCAGAGACAAGTTACAGTGTTGAGATGCAGTACGGCACCGAGAAGATTTATGAGGCAGAGATGCTAGAAGATGATtacgatgaagacattgatgCCCCTTTTCCAGAAGCCCCTGTACCAGAATCTCAAGAAGCCCCGGCATCCCTTGAGCCTGCGGATAATCAAGTAACATCAGAACACATCTTAacggaaaagaatgatggcgAGGAGGCCACTAGCGAAAACTACGCTGCGGTAGCCCGTCCCGGGGATAACACCGAATCCGCACACCTTGAAAATGACCCATTGGAAGAAGTTCCTCCAGAGCACCATCATCAAGATGAAAACAACATTATCCAGGAGGCTGAAGTGGACCAGCCCGAGTCCGCAGATGTGGATAATAACGTCGTTGACACTAACCAACCAGAACAAGCAGATATACACGAAGTTCCTAGTGATCATGAGGATCATACAGCTGGCGCCGAAAGCCCCgaagttcatgaagatgATGCAGGTGAAAACCGGAAAACAGCGGACGAGAACAAAGAATTGGAATCGGAAGGAAAGAACACCACAGAACATGACACAGAACGTGATGAACCTCATGGGCAGGAGACGGAACTTGCAGAAGACGACGAGCAAGAGCAGGGTACGACGAAGGATTCTTCGTTATACCCTGTGAGAGTGTACTATCAAGACAACGAGATCTCGCTATTTCCCCCCAAGGAGGGTGACTCCTCTGAAACATTTTTCCTCGAAGATGAGAATCTCGCATACGCACCGTTAGGAGAGCTCTTCCAATCCTGCCGTCAAGTGCTCCAGGACAATGTTGGAGACAATGAGGTTCTCATTATGGATGTTGACGCATTGAACATCCAACTAACTGAGGTTTGTCACTCTATCGTTTCTCATTGTACAGATGCTGACAGTTGACCTAGGATTCTTTACACATATCAAAGGTGACTTTGTACCAGATTGTCGACTTGTATCTCCAGTTGTGCCACAATGATGGAATTGATGAACCTGAACCGCTTTATCTCACTCTCAACACAAAACTGACTATATCTGCGGAAGTATCTGACCTTCTCCTAGCTGCCAGCGAAGGAAAAGGGTTGTCTGAAATCCATTCATGGGATGGCTATCAAGAAGTGGAAGCAGCTTCAGCAGAGATATTTGAAGGAGACGACCGGGAAGCGAGCCCCGGCGAGGAACAGCAAGACATCTCTGGCCAACAAAAACGTCACCCCTCTGAGACGCAGGAAGTCCATGGAAACGAGTCACATGTCCACGAGCAGCAAGTTGCGAAGAGCCAGCCGGAGGAACAGTATCCCGAAAGCGATGCTGCAGGTGCCGATCTATCAGGTGGTATTAC from Aspergillus oryzae RIB40 DNA, chromosome 1 encodes the following:
- a CDS encoding coatomer subunit delta (medium subunit of clathrin adaptor complex) produces the protein MVVLAASICTRGGKAVLSRQFREISRSRIEALLASFPKLADSGTQHTTVEQDNVRFVYQPLDELYIVLITNRQSNILQDIDSLHLFAQVTTSICKSLDEREILRNAFELLSAYDELVTLGYRENLSLSQIKTFLEMESHEERIQEIIERNKELEASEERKRKAKQLEMQRKEAARTGRAMAPRTPSYPVYTPPSRPAVPDAYDSYEAEKKKSFAKPLPTRGKGMQLGKKSKTTDIYEKVRGDLGPEVEESSPLVTPQASTPVVGETSSARASLSADRDPIHVTIAETISANLTREGALKSFEVKGDLQLRISDPSFTKVRLDLATNPTHGAQFRTHPNVDKAAFTDSSAIQLKDSTKRFPVNNSIGVLRWRVASSDNADMLPITFTVWVNKGSDSTTVTVEYELTGSDALRDVVVTIPYGEIEPSVSSFDAVYEVTGDSIDWNIGTVDDSNASGSFEFESTGDSDENGFFPMNVRFSKTNPFVEVDVTAVSLLEMDGEETGFSKEVKSIADGYLIK
- a CDS encoding uncharacterized protein (predicted protein), encoding MATTSSLAFSAMETPVVDDTMEMASPYQGHADDFDIDLDDMDDQASNTDKDMMGADEYEEALHGTEYEQDGPNDADMIDEVAEPAMLDVDDQYAETSYSVEMQYGTEKIYEAEMLEDDYDEDIDAPFPEAPVPESQEAPASLEPADNQVTSEHILTEKNDGEEATSENYAAVARPGDNTESAHLENDPLEEVPPEHHHQDENNIIQEAEVDQPESADVDNNVVDTNQPEQADIHEVPSDHEDHTAGAESPEVHEDDAGENRKTADENKELESEGKNTTEHDTERDEPHGQETELAEDDEQEQGTTKDSSLYPVRVYYQDNEISLFPPKEGDSSETFFLEDENLAYAPLGELFQSCRQVLQDNVGDNEVLIMDVDALNIQLTEDSLHISKVTLYQIVDLYLQLCHNDGIDEPEPLYLTLNTKLTISAEVSDLLLAASEGKGLSEIHSWDGYQEVEAASAEIFEGDDREASPGEEQQDISGQQKRHPSETQEVHGNESHVHEQQVAKSQPEEQYPESDAAGADLSGGITEETRDDGETKAPTQPELGNPESHDRQSLNEESYDSEEEQHTESTATINNLSATDLTEEQPNPDGSTDVPHDDHQAHDIHEEQSAPDNANDESYPEEGEITINSNHNDGTEEFEGDASDYGHDDHHTTESITEELRGESLKENDEDSQSEVEGAASQFQDDETEETLQGDKSDVLPKLDNTGSDLSGNNVQPSPDLVDDSLGIAGDILDSSIRGSAIADNDIEGTDLPEESDDVTEHIASNHTNQEAEELPFEDDEDYLDLGIAEDLGVAEALGTQSPGPASTKRHREPEDEFELAESPTPDAKRSRSS